GGCCCGCCAAGGACGGACGCAACCCCACATGACCACGCGCCCGCTGCTAGATGAACTGAACGACCGCTCGCGAGAGGTGTTTCGCCGGGTGGTCGAAGCCTATCTTCAGACCGGAGAGCCTGTCGGCTCGCGGACCCTTACCCGCGACATGACCGAAAAAGTCAGCGCCGCGACGATCCGCAATGTCATGCAGGATCTGGAGTATCTGGGCCTTCTGGACGCACCCCACATCTCGGCGGGGCGGAGGCCGACCCAGCAGGGCCTCAGGCTGTTCGTGGATGGTCTGATGGAGGTGGATCCGGTCGCCCCGACGGATCGGGCGCGAATTGAGGAAACGATGGGTGACAGCGGCGATGTTACGGCGCTGCTGGATCGTGTCGGCGGCGCACTTTCCTCGCTTACGCATGGGGCGAGTCTGGTTCTGACCCCTAAGCACGAAGCGCCGCTCCGCCATATCGAATTTGTCAGTCTGGCGGCGGATCGTGCCCTGGTGGTTCTGGTCTTCTCGGATGGGCATGTCGAGAACCGCCTGTTCACACCGCCTCCGGGCCAGACGCCGTCCTCGATGCGTGAGGCTGGGAATTTCCTGAATGCGCTTGCCGAGGGGCGCACGCTCAGCGAGTTGCGCGAGCAGATCGTCCGCGAAATCTCTCATCGTCGGCAAGAGCTGGATTCTCTGGCCGCCGTCATGATCGAGCAGGGCCTTGCCACATGGGAAAGCGATGACAGCGATGCGCGGCTTATCGTCAGGGGCCGCGCGAATCTGATCGGTGAGGAAACCGCAGATATCGACCGGATCCGCGAGCTGTTCGATGACCTCGAACGCAAGCGCGACATTGCCCAGTTTCTCGATCTGACCGAGGGCGGCGACGGTGTGCGCATTTTCATCGGATCCGAGAACAAGCTTTTTTCACTTTCGGGTTCCTCTCTGGTGGTTTCTCCCTATATGAACTCCGACCGGAAGATTATTGGCGCGGTAGGGGTGATCGGCCCGACACGGCTGAACTATGGGCGTATCGTGCCGATTGTCGATTACACTGCGCAACTGGTCGGGCGTGTTCTGTCCGGCCTGAAAGGATAAGAAGGATGAGCGATCAAAAGCCTGAAGCACAGCCGCCCGAAGAGCTGCCCCTCGATGAGGATTTCATGGATCCGCTGGCCGATCCCGATGCCGAGCTGCAACGCCTGACGGAAGAGCGGGATGAGATGCGCGACCGCTTCATGCGCGCTCTTGCCGATGCGGAAAACGCACGCAAGCGGGCCGATAAAGAGCGTCGGGATGCCGAGCAATATGGCGGTACGCGTCTGGCCCGGGATTTGCTGCCCGTCTATGATCACCTGCACCGCGCCATCGACGCTGTACCAGAGGATCAGCGCAGCACGAATGCCGCATTGCTTGAAGGTGTCGAGCTGACGCTGAGAGAGCTTGGAAATGTCTTCGGCAAGCACGGGATCACGGTGCTGCGCCCCGAAATCGGCACGAAATTCGATCCTGAGCTTCACGAGGCCATGTTCGAAGCCGCCATTCCGGATACATCCGCAGGCGACATCATTCAGCTCATGGAGCCTGGCTTCATGCTGCATGACCGCCTGCTGCGCCCGGCCAAGGTCGGCGTCAGCTCGACGCCTGCCAAGTGAACCGCGCTGAATATAACTGAACCGAGAGGACCATATGCCCCAGATCCGGCTTGACGACGAAGATGACGACCAGCCCGAAGACAACAAGCCGAAAGAGCCTGGCCTCGGCCTTCCGGACGCCGATAATATCGGCAAGCTGTATTTCAAATCCCGCAACGTGATCGTGGCAGGGGCGATCAACGACAAGCTGGCGCAGCGCACAGTGGCCCATCTTCTTGCGCTCGCGGAAGAAAGCGACGATCCGATCACCATGCTGATCTCTTCACCGGGCGGCCATGTCGAATCCGGTGACATGATCCATGACATGATCAAGTTCATCCGCCCGACCGTGCGCTGCATCGGTTCTGGTTGGGTGGCGTCGGCGGGTGCTCTGATTTTCGTG
This sequence is a window from Paracoccus aerodenitrificans. Protein-coding genes within it:
- the hrcA gene encoding heat-inducible transcriptional repressor HrcA — protein: MTTRPLLDELNDRSREVFRRVVEAYLQTGEPVGSRTLTRDMTEKVSAATIRNVMQDLEYLGLLDAPHISAGRRPTQQGLRLFVDGLMEVDPVAPTDRARIEETMGDSGDVTALLDRVGGALSSLTHGASLVLTPKHEAPLRHIEFVSLAADRALVVLVFSDGHVENRLFTPPPGQTPSSMREAGNFLNALAEGRTLSELREQIVREISHRRQELDSLAAVMIEQGLATWESDDSDARLIVRGRANLIGEETADIDRIRELFDDLERKRDIAQFLDLTEGGDGVRIFIGSENKLFSLSGSSLVVSPYMNSDRKIIGAVGVIGPTRLNYGRIVPIVDYTAQLVGRVLSGLKG
- a CDS encoding nucleotide exchange factor GrpE yields the protein MSDQKPEAQPPEELPLDEDFMDPLADPDAELQRLTEERDEMRDRFMRALADAENARKRADKERRDAEQYGGTRLARDLLPVYDHLHRAIDAVPEDQRSTNAALLEGVELTLRELGNVFGKHGITVLRPEIGTKFDPELHEAMFEAAIPDTSAGDIIQLMEPGFMLHDRLLRPAKVGVSSTPAK
- a CDS encoding ATP-dependent Clp protease proteolytic subunit; this encodes MPQIRLDDEDDDQPEDNKPKEPGLGLPDADNIGKLYFKSRNVIVAGAINDKLAQRTVAHLLALAEESDDPITMLISSPGGHVESGDMIHDMIKFIRPTVRCIGSGWVASAGALIFVGAARENRFCLPNTRFLLHQPSGGIGGTSSDMMIQAEQVRLMRERLNQIFADATGQTLERIEKDTQRDFWLNTQEALDYGLLGKVIRSVDELD